GTCGCCCGGCGCCTGGCCGACCACTACCCGGTGCTCTACGCCGGGCGCAACGGCCTGGTGGCCCACGAGTGCATCCTCGACATCCGGCCCCTCACCAAGGCCACCGGCATCACCGTCGACGACATCGCCAAGCGGCTCATCGACCACGGGTTCCACGCCCCCACCATGAGCTTCCCGGTGGCCGGCACGCTGATGGTCGAGCCCACCGAGAGCGAGGACCGGGCCGAGCTCGACCGCTTCTGCGACGCCCTCATCGCCATCCGCGAGGAGGTCGACACCCAGCCCGACCTGCTCCGCGGCGCCCCGTGGACGGCGTCCGCGGTCCTGGCCGACGAGTGGGAGCACCCCTTCACCCGGGCCGAGGCCGCCTTCCCCGGCACCGTCAGCCGGGCCGACAAGTACTGGCCGCCGGTGCGGCGCATCGACGGCGGCCACGGCGACCGCAACCTGGTCTGCTCCTGCCCGCCGATGGAGGAGCTGGTCGACCAGCAGCCCTAGGCGGGCCGGGCGGGCCGTCCCGGGTCAGCCCCGGACGACGAAGGGGGTCGGCACCACGGTGGCGGCCACGTCGGTGCCGCGGACGTCGACGGCGACGGCGTCGCCCTCGGCGGTGTGGGCCGGCAGGAAGGCCAGGGCGATGCCGTGGCCGAGGGTGGGCGAGTAGTTGCCGCTGGTGACCTGGCCCACCACCTGGCCGTCGACGAGCACCGACTGGCCCTCCCGGGGTGGGCGCCGGCCCTCGACCACGAGGCCGCGCAGCCGACGGGCCACGCCCTCCTCCTTCTGGCGGGCGAGGACCTCGCGGCCCCGGAAGTCGCCCTTGTCCCAGCGCACCACCCAGCCCAGCCCGGCCTCGAGCGGGGTGATGCCCGGTCCCAGCTCGTGGCCGTGGAGGGGCAGGCCGGCCTCGAGGCGGAGCGTGTCGCGGGCTCCGAGCCCGGCGGGGGTGAAGCCGGCGCCCACCACCGCGTCCCACAGGGCGGGGGCGGCCTCGGCCGGCACCGCCACCTCCACGCCGTCCTCCCCCGTGTAGCCGGTGCCGGCGACCATGCACCGGACGTCGGACCAGGTGAAGGCGGCGACGCCGAAGCGGGGCACGGCTGCGGCCTCGGGGGCCACGGCCTCCAGCCGGGCCCGGGCCTCGGGCCCCTGGAGGGCGAGCACGGCCCGGGTGGCGGTCACGTCGGTGGCGCCGTCGCCCAGGACCGAGGTCACCGGGTCGGTGTTGGAGGCGTTGGGCATCACGTCGAAGGACTCGTCGTCGACCCACCACACGATGATGTCGTCGACCACGGAGGCGTCGGCGGGGTCGAGCAGGTGGGTGTACTGGGCCCGGCCCGGTGCGATGCGGTCGAGGTCGTTGGTGAAGGCCCGCTGGAGGCGCTCGTGGGCGTCGGGCCCCTGGAGGCGGACGGTGCCCAGGTGGCTGACGTCGAACACCACGGCACCGGCCCGGCAGGCCAGGTGCTCGTGGAGGGTGCCGTCGGGGTAGCTGACCGGCATGTCCCACCCGCCGAAGGGGACCATGCGGGCCCCGAGGGCGCGGTGGGTGGCGTCGAGCGGGGAGGTGCGGGTCACGGCGGGCGACACTACCGGCCGCCGCCCGGGGGCCCGACCGGTGCCGGCGGGCTCAGACGCCGCTGACGGCGCCGGCCGCAGGGCTGTCGCCCGGCGCCGGGGCGGGGGTGCCGAGGTCGAGGTCCGCGGTGGGGTGGAGCTCGAGGACGGCGGCGTCGAGCTCGCCCTTCAGGCCGTCGAGGGTGACCAGGTTGAGGTTGAGCACGCCCTGGCCGTGGAGGCCGTTGACGACCTCGATCATCTCCGCGTCGTCGCGCACCAGCACGGCCGAGGAGCCGGCGATGACCAGGCGGGCCGAGGCGATGTCCTCGCCCAGGTTGGTGCGCAGG
Above is a window of Iamia majanohamensis DNA encoding:
- the gcvT gene encoding glycine cleavage system aminomethyltransferase GcvT; amino-acid sequence: MTRTSPLDATHRALGARMVPFGGWDMPVSYPDGTLHEHLACRAGAVVFDVSHLGTVRLQGPDAHERLQRAFTNDLDRIAPGRAQYTHLLDPADASVVDDIIVWWVDDESFDVMPNASNTDPVTSVLGDGATDVTATRAVLALQGPEARARLEAVAPEAAAVPRFGVAAFTWSDVRCMVAGTGYTGEDGVEVAVPAEAAPALWDAVVGAGFTPAGLGARDTLRLEAGLPLHGHELGPGITPLEAGLGWVVRWDKGDFRGREVLARQKEEGVARRLRGLVVEGRRPPREGQSVLVDGQVVGQVTSGNYSPTLGHGIALAFLPAHTAEGDAVAVDVRGTDVAATVVPTPFVVRG
- a CDS encoding MerR family transcriptional regulator produces the protein MATEGFSGKAAAEIVGITYRQLDYWARTDLVRPTLADAKGSGSRRSYSYRDLLELKLIKTMLDSGIKLESVRQAFTYLRTNLGEDIASARLVIAGSSAVLVRDDAEMIEVVNGLHGQGVLNLNLVTLDGLKGELDAAVLELHPTADLDLGTPAPAPGDSPAAGAVSGV